One segment of Acropora muricata isolate sample 2 chromosome 8, ASM3666990v1, whole genome shotgun sequence DNA contains the following:
- the LOC136927078 gene encoding membrane progestin receptor gamma-A-like has translation MNRRRSKRKYHLQRDSNLDKDKCKEDGVVVNRGVQKILANGNKKETATTKTKKCAGDLLSYDEMPLFFREPFIMSAYRKCNSSALYCLKSLFQATNETINVWSHALALVVFILRFAAVFTKHNPWEDSYVYPLFCFALGICIMLAMSVGAHLFNCLSIRARHICFFLDYAAISIYTFTAGQVFYFYSRPVNTDWEIFNNPSVFLAISAAISFASTFACCHSFAKRNRFDAVVKAATYSSSWVFNTSPYLIMLILCEPASCSSAASLHYFARHFLFYAGGTLAYAVRIPERLMIGVFDVLGHSHHFLHILCCIGASDEFSVLELDMVQRRKTLLHLPGPTFTNTILLTSLVVLGNFAVVVLCAKRLNLLNKD, from the coding sequence ATGAACAGAAGgcgaagcaaaagaaaatatcaTTTGCAGCGTGATTCCAATCTCGATAAAGACAAATGCAAGGAAGACGGCGTTGTGGTTAACAGAGGAGTTCAAAAGATCTTGGCGAATGGCAACAAGAAAGAGACAGCTACAACGAAGACAAAGAAATGTGCCGGTGATCTGTTGAGTTACGATGAGATGCCCTTGTTCTTTAGGGAACCCTTTATCATGTCTGCTTATCGCAAATGCAATTCTTCTGCCTTATATTGTCTAAAAAGTCTTTTTCAAGCCACCAACGAGACTATCAATGTTTGGAGTCATGCTCTAGCGCTGGTAGTTTTCATTCTTCGGTTCGCTGCAGTATTCACCAAACACAACCCCTGGGAAGATTCGTACGTCTATCCGCTATTTTGCTTCGCCCTTGGGATTTGCATCATGTTAGCGATGAGCGTTGGGGCCCACTTGTTTAACTGTTTATCCATAAGGGCGCGCcacatttgttttttcttggaTTATGCTGCGATTAGCATTTACACATTTACCGCAGgtcaagttttttatttctattcTCGCCCAGTAAACACAGACTGGGAGATTTTCAACAATCCATCGGTATTTCTGGCAATATCCGCCGCCATTTCTTTCGCTTCGACGTTCGCATGTTGTCACTCATTTGCAAAACGAAATCGTTTTGATGCGGTTGTGAAAGCTGCAACTTACAGTAGTTCTTGGGTGTTTAACACGTCACCCTATCTAATTATGCTAATATTATGTGAGCCGGCGAGTTGTAGCAGCGCCGCATCACTTCATTACTTCGCACGTCATTTTTTATTCTACGCTGGAGGTACGCTGGCTTATGCCGTTCGGATTCCGGAGCGACTTATGATTGGTGTATTCGATGTCTTGGGTCACAGCCATCATTTTCTGCATATACTATGTTGCATTGGTGCATCTGACGAGTTTTCAGTCTTGGAGCTAGACATGGTACAGCGAAGAAAAACTCTCTTACATCTTCCCGGGCCTACAT